A stretch of Triticum aestivum cultivar Chinese Spring chromosome 1D, IWGSC CS RefSeq v2.1, whole genome shotgun sequence DNA encodes these proteins:
- the LOC123181166 gene encoding uncharacterized protein: MGGHRVEDGRPPSNLQRFLDCTTPTVDTHILPKTNGRLSNDAWHHADADSVEYFNLADLWEQYYEWSAYGAGATVQLHGGDKVVQYYVPYLSGIQLYTNKVLNASRSFGEDYGMDFWSDDDDNEKMSRSWSSTSDDSFNCDVVGGNRRRPGHLYFEFFEVCSPYGRIPLMDKVYELSQGFPGLTSLKSVDLSPVSWMSVAWYPIYHIPYQRNVKDLSACFLTYHTISSSFQDHTPETMTYGSAASGKQNDQKANTVSLAPFGLAANKIQGSLWTNPRTGDHKRIVSLFGAADSWLKQLGVRHHDFNYFVTHPM; encoded by the exons ATGGGCGGGCACAGGGTGGAGGACGGCCGCCCGCCGTCCAATCTGCAGCGCTTCCTCGACTGCACCACCCCGACAGTCGACACGCACATTCTCCCCAAG ACCAATGGCCGGCTGTCCAATGACGCGTGGCACCATGCCGACGCCGACAGCGTCGAGTACTTCAACCTCGCCGACCTGTGGGAGCAGTACTACGAGTGGAGCGCGTACGGCGCCGGAGCCACCGTGCAGCTGCACGGAGGGGACAAGGTGGTTCAGTACTACGTCCCATACTTGTCAGGGATACAGCTATACACCAACAAAGTCCTGAATGCATCCAG GAGTTTTGGTGAGGATTATGGCATGGACTTCTGGAGCGATGATGACGACAATGAGAAGATGTCAAGATCCTGGAGTTCAACATCTGACGACTCATTTAACTGCGACGTGGTAGGGGGGAACAGGAGGCGACCTGGCCATTTGTATTTTGAGTTCTTTGAAGTTTGCTCTCCTTATGGAAGGATCCCACTCATGGATAAG GTATATGAACTATCCCAGGGCTTTCCCGGGTTGACATCGCTGAAGAGTGTCGACCTTTCGCCTGTCAGTTGGATGTCAGTTGCCTG GTATCCTATCTACCACATTCCCTACCAACGCAATGTGAAGGACTTGTCTGCGTGCTTCCTAACTTACCATACCATTTCCTCTTCATTTCAAG ATCACACACCGGAGACCATGACCTATGGCTCAGCTGCCAGTGGGAAACAGAATGACCAGAAGGCCAACACTGTATCACTAGCCCCGTTTGGACTCGCAGCAAACAAGATACAGGGCTCTCTGTGGACCAACCCCCGGACAGGAGATCATAAGAGGATCGTCTCCCTCTTCGGCGCAGCAGACTCCTGGCTTAAGCAGCTTGGAGTCCGGCACCATGACTTCAACTACTTCGTCACTCACCCCATGTGA